DNA sequence from the Staphylococcus epidermidis genome:
GTTCTACTGTATTAACAATATCGCTTTCTGGTACAGGTACATTTAAATCATTCATTAATGTTCTAAACATTTCACGATCTTCGGCTTGTTGAATAGACTCTAGCTCTGTGCCTAACAACTTTACATTATTAGCTTCTAACACACCACTATCATGAAGTTGAATCGCCATGTTCAACCCAGTTTGACCACCTAAAGTAGGTAATAATGCATCTGGTTGTTCTTTTCTAATAATACGAGCAATAAAATCGTGCGTTAATGGTTCTATGTAGACTTTATCGGCAATTTCTTTATCTGTCATTATTGTTGCAGGATTAGAATTAACTAAAATAACTCTGTAGCCTTCTTCTTTTAATGCTAGACAAGCTTGTGTTCCTGCATAGTCAAATTCTGCAGCTTGTCCAATAATAATTGGGCCTGAACCGACTACTAAAATTGTCTTAATATCATCTCTTTTAGGCATTGATTTGACGCTCCTTTTCTTTGAAATCCTTCATCATTGCTATGAACTCATCAAATAAGTAATTAGAATCACTTGGACCTGGTCTTGCTTCAGGATGATATTGGACTGAAAACGCTGGAAGTTCTTTATGTCTTAGTCCTTCAACAGTACCATCGTTTAAAGCAATGTGTGTAACTTCAAGGTCAGTATTTTTTAGCGAGTCACGATCAATAGAATAGCCGTGATTTTGGCTCGTGATATCTATTTTACCTGTTCTTAAATCTTTAACGGGATGGTTCACACCACGATGTCCAAATTTCATTTTGAATGAAGTTGCGCCTTGTGATAATGCAAAAAGTTGATGACCAAGGCAGATACCAAAGAATGGTATCTTTCCTAATATGCCTCTGATCATATCTAAAGCAACGTCAACTTCGTCTGGATCACCAGGTCCGTTTGATAGCATGACACCATCTGGAGACATGCCTAAAATCTCTTCAGCTGACGTATCATATGGTACAACTGTGACGTTGCAACCACGTAAATTTAATTCACGAACGATATTTTGCTTTTTACCAAAGTCGAGTAAAACGACGCTTAAATCGGAACCTGTTGATACATATGGTGTTTTTGTAGAAACCGTTTGAACTTCATCTCTAGGTAATTCAGCAGTTTTCAACTGTTCAACAAGTTCCTGAATGTTATCTTTATTATCTGTAAATCCAGCTCTTAAAACACCATGATTTCTAATTTTACGAGTAATACTTCTAGTATCTACCCCCGATATACCAGGAATATGATATTGAGCAAGTGTTTCGTGTAAAGTTTTTTGGTGTCTAAAGTTACTAGGGTGTGTACTTGCTTCCTTTACTACTACCCCATTTAATTTAGGTGTTAATGATTCAAAATCATCGCGATTAATACCATAGTTTCCAATTAGTGGGTACGTAAAAGTTATGATTTGACCTGTGTAAGACGGGTCAGAGATTGTTTCTTGGTACCCCGTCATAGCAGTGTTGAATACAATTTCGCCTATAGATAAGTCATCTGACCCTAAGCGATATCCTTCGTAATAAGAGCCATCTTCCAGTACAAGATAACGTTTTTCAAGCATCTACTTTTCCTCCTCGAATACTACTTCACCTTTAAGCATTGTTAGTGTTGGATTTCCATAAACTTTTTCACCAATAAATGGAGTGTTATCAGCTTTAGATAAGAAATCTTCACTTTTGATTTCTTTTTCAGTATTAAGATCAATTATTGTTAAATCAGCGTAACTATCTTTGTGTAATT
Encoded proteins:
- a CDS encoding carbamoyl phosphate synthase small subunit — its product is MLEKRYLVLEDGSYYEGYRLGSDDLSIGEIVFNTAMTGYQETISDPSYTGQIITFTYPLIGNYGINRDDFESLTPKLNGVVVKEASTHPSNFRHQKTLHETLAQYHIPGISGVDTRSITRKIRNHGVLRAGFTDNKDNIQELVEQLKTAELPRDEVQTVSTKTPYVSTGSDLSVVLLDFGKKQNIVRELNLRGCNVTVVPYDTSAEEILGMSPDGVMLSNGPGDPDEVDVALDMIRGILGKIPFFGICLGHQLFALSQGATSFKMKFGHRGVNHPVKDLRTGKIDITSQNHGYSIDRDSLKNTDLEVTHIALNDGTVEGLRHKELPAFSVQYHPEARPGPSDSNYLFDEFIAMMKDFKEKERQINA